The sequence below is a genomic window from bacterium.
TTTTTAAGAAGCCATTCTGAGAATCACGTGCTCTCGTTTGTTTTTCTCTGTGCCTCTGTGTCTCAGTGGTTTCCTTGTCTTTTGTCTTTGTCTTTGCTTAACCTGACCACACTTTCCACATGGTGAGTTTGAGGAAACATGTCAATCGGCTGGACCTCATCGACCTGATATCCCAGGCTTATCAAAATCCCCACATCCCTGGCCAGGGTCGCAGGATTACAGGAAACGTAGATGATGTGCTGAACACCCAACTGGGGGATATATTCCAGGATATCCTGGCAGCCGCACCGGGGCGGGTCCATCAGAAGCAGATCAAAGGATCGGTTGGCCCGGATCAGGAATTTCACTCCCTTGAGGTCACTTTTACTGAAAAGCTGGCTATTGGTGATGCCATGAGTCCAGATGCTTTTCCGGGCAAGGTCCACACTGGCCGGACAGCTCTCCACGCCGACCACATCCCTGGCTAGCCGTGAGACAGGCAAGGTGAAATTACCCGCTCCGCAGTGCAATTCAAGGATATTGACCCTCTTGCCTTCGGCAGCCTGTGCAATCTGATCCAGCACTGTCTGAACCAGTACCCTGTTTCCCTCACAATTGACCTGAATGAAAGTTTCAGGGCCGATAAAAAGATTGTAACCGACCGTGGGATAGAGTATCTGCTGACCGCCAACCTCTACAGTCCTGGCCTTTTTAAACTCCTCGGTTTTCAGCATCGCTCCGGTCACTTCCGGCATGGCAGCCTTGAGCTGCTCATAGAGCTGCTTCTGATCCGCCTCGTCACCCCGCTTGAAGTGAAAAACCAAAAGGAGCCGCTCTCCCTTTCCATCCACGGTGAGATCGATTCCCTGAATGAACCGGTTATCGAGACGGCAAAACAGCTCCCGCATCCGGCATAGGAACGAATTGATGAGCGGATGAGCCAGGTGGCAGGCTTTCATTTCGACCAGGTCATGGGTTTTTTCCCGGTACAGCCCGATGTGCGGGGTGCGGTCCCGGTGATTCACGCTGAACTGCATGCGGTGCCGGTAGTGAAATCCGTGGGGAGAAGGAATGATCGGACGCACAACCGGAGCAAGGTGAAGCTCATTCAGCTTTCCCTCCCGTACCAGCGCCTGGCGCACGATTTCCGTTTTAGCCCGCAGTTGCTCATCATAACTTATATGCTGCCACTGGCACCCCCCGCATGTCCCGAAAACCTCACACACCGGTTCTATCCGTGAGGGCGAGGGCTCTATGATCTCGGCGATTTCCGCCCTGGCATAGTCATGGTTCACCGAGGTGATCCGAACCCGCAGATGGTCCTGTACAGCAGCCATCGGCACAAAAACGACATAGCCGTCAATCCGGCCAAGTCCATCACCACCATGAACCAGGGTGTCAATTTTTACTTCTCTGATTTCTCCACTATTCATGAAAGAACCTGTTCCTGCTCAGTACACGTGGCGTGGCGATAAATCCGCGGCCAGTCAGGCTCGACAAAGAGATCGCGTGCGGTATGTGGGGGGGCAAAAAAGCAGCCCCACCCTCCATGTGCCCGCTGCCTTTCTCATGAGGGACAGCCCTCCTCCACCGCGTAATTCCCACGCTGTGTACTTAATGCTCTGTTGATAATTATGGTCCTATACCTCTTGATGAAGGGGTATAAGTAGCTTAAAATGCTATCATAATATAAAAATTTAATTTCGGCAACCCCATTTCAGAGATGAACCCGAGCCAGTGGGGTGTCCCCCTGCCATTCTTTCAACCTCTTCCTCCTGATCAAGACAGTTTTAGAGGGAGGAGATGGCTATCCCCCATGTGAAAGGCAGGGATTTATACTGTGAACGGGTGAATATTGAACTTTTTGCTCAGGAGTCAGAAGTCAGAAGCCAGGAGCCAGAAGGTAGTTCATTTTTCTCATTTACGAACCCTGCCCGCTTACCGCGCCTGCCTCCAGGGTTCAATGAGCACCTTGATGGACTCCCTGGCTTCGGCCACCATACGAAATCCCAGCCCTGCCTCGTCCAGGCTCAGGCGGTGGGTGATCATCCGGGACAGAAGGGGGAGTTTTTTGAGCCTGATCAGATCCAGGGCAGTCATCAGATCCTGCGGGCTTGCACCATACGAGGTCTGAAGGGTTATTTCCCGCCGCCAGAGGTCGGTAATGGGGATTGGCACCTGTACTCCAGCTGTAATCTTGAAAAATATTTTTACACCTGATCTAAACAATAAAATAGCCAAAGGTTGAGGTAAAAATAAAGTTAGCTAAGGAATAGAATTATAGGTTAAGGGCAAGAGCACAGAATTATTCTTACCTATCTGTATGGTAGATAAACTAAACAGATAGATGGTACATAAATACACCCTCCCTCATGCTCACACTGAATAAAATACTGTAAAGCGACCGGTGATAGCTGGTCATCATCCTGAAGATACCAAATAAGAGCATGAGTATCAGTTACTGCGTTGGGCATTAAAATCCTCTCTGGGAAAATTACCCCACATTTCTTTGCGTGTGTGGTCAATCTCTTCCGCACTGATCGAGCATCCTTTTAACAATCCACGCAATGAACGGCGCTGTTGCGTTGTTTGAGTTTGAAGAGATGCCTCTATATCACGGGTAAGATTTTCAATTAACCGTAATTTATCAAGTGGTGATAATTGCCTAGTCAAACCTATAACCTGCTCATAAATAGTCATAACTTTCTCCCTGCCCATACCCTAAATTGGGGAATAGGTTAAGGCTCCACTTTTTAGTATCTTCCTACTCTGTTGATAAAATAGCATCAAAAGGAATGATTTTCAATAGGGTATGAGCTTTTAGTGAACTGAAAGATAAACTGTCCAAATTCTTCGGCGTGGTCGATAGGTTTATCTGATCATCCTAACAGAAGAATATCTGTTCTATCCTTACTATATCGAATCTTTACCATATCGTTCCTTCCATCGCCTTACAGCCTCATTTACCGCGCCTGCCTCCAGGGTTCAATGAGCACCTTGATGGACTCCCTGGCTTCGGCCACCATACGAAATCCCAGCCCTGCCTCGTCCAGGCTCAGGCGGTGGGTGATCATCCGGGACAGAAGGGGGAGTTTTTTGAGCCTGATCAGATCCAGGGCAGTCATCAGATCCTGCGGGCTGGCACCATACGAGGTCTGAAGGGTTATTTCCCGTCGCCAGAGGTCGGTAATGGGGATTGGCACCTGCACTCCGGCGGGCGGAACAGCGAAGAACAGCACCGAGCCGCCGTTATCCACAGTCTGAAGGGCTGATGGAACGACCGCATCGGTTCCGGCACAGATGATGACCAGATCGGCCAGCCGGTGGTCATTGATTTCCAGCAGCCTGCCGACGACATCTCCCCCGCCTGAAATTGCGGCATCCGCTCCGAACCTGCGGGCGGCTTCCAGCCTGGACTCATGGATATCCGAAGCAATGATTCTTCCTGCACCCAGAGCCCTGGCTAACTGGATATGCAGCAGGCCGCTGATGCCCGCTCCAATGACCAGGACCGTATCCCCCGCATTGATGCCCGTCAGACGCTGGCCGCGAAGAACGCAGGCCAGAGGCTCGATCAGGGTCCCTTCCTCACAGGAAACCCCATCGGGCAGGACATATACTCCCCGGTCCACCTGGAGCTCAGGAACGCGGACATACTCGCTGAAGCCGCCGGGATCGAAATTCGTGCTCTGGAGAGTGGCGCAGGCCGTATGATGACCCATCAGGCAGTAGCGGCAGGTGTTGCAGGGCACATGGTGGGAAACAAAGACGCGCTGCCCAATCCGATACCTGGCCGCTGCCCGTTCTCCAAGCTCCGCAATTTCCCCGCACATCTCGTGCCCAAGCACCAGCGGAGCCTTTTTCCGGCGGTACCACTCCATGACATCACTGCCGCAGATACCGCAGGATGCGACCTTGACCAGCATCTCCCCAGGCCCTATGGCGGGTTTTGGCATCTCCTCCACCCGGACATCGTGATTATGGTAATACATGGCAACGCGCAAAGGTTTTTCCTCCCCCTAAACTCTGGCTCCTGACTCTGCCAACTGCACGGTTTCCCC
It includes:
- the rlmD gene encoding 23S rRNA (uracil(1939)-C(5))-methyltransferase RlmD, which encodes MNSGEIREVKIDTLVHGGDGLGRIDGYVVFVPMAAVQDHLRVRITSVNHDYARAEIAEIIEPSPSRIEPVCEVFGTCGGCQWQHISYDEQLRAKTEIVRQALVREGKLNELHLAPVVRPIIPSPHGFHYRHRMQFSVNHRDRTPHIGLYREKTHDLVEMKACHLAHPLINSFLCRMRELFCRLDNRFIQGIDLTVDGKGERLLLVFHFKRGDEADQKQLYEQLKAAMPEVTGAMLKTEEFKKARTVEVGGQQILYPTVGYNLFIGPETFIQVNCEGNRVLVQTVLDQIAQAAEGKRVNILELHCGAGNFTLPVSRLARDVVGVESCPASVDLARKSIWTHGITNSQLFSKSDLKGVKFLIRANRSFDLLLMDPPRCGCQDILEYIPQLGVQHIIYVSCNPATLARDVGILISLGYQVDEVQPIDMFPQTHHVESVVRLSKDKDKRQGNH
- a CDS encoding alcohol dehydrogenase catalytic domain-containing protein, which encodes MRVAMYYHNHDVRVEEMPKPAIGPGEMLVKVASCGICGSDVMEWYRRKKAPLVLGHEMCGEIAELGERAAARYRIGQRVFVSHHVPCNTCRYCLMGHHTACATLQSTNFDPGGFSEYVRVPELQVDRGVYVLPDGVSCEEGTLIEPLACVLRGQRLTGINAGDTVLVIGAGISGLLHIQLARALGAGRIIASDIHESRLEAARRFGADAAISGGGDVVGRLLEINDHRLADLVIICAGTDAVVPSALQTVDNGGSVLFFAVPPAGVQVPIPITDLWRREITLQTSYGASPQDLMTALDLIRLKKLPLLSRMITHRLSLDEAGLGFRMVAEARESIKVLIEPWRQAR